A window of Castor canadensis chromosome 10, mCasCan1.hap1v2, whole genome shotgun sequence contains these coding sequences:
- the Rpl21 gene encoding large ribosomal subunit protein eL21 codes for MTNTKGKRRGTRYMFSRPFRKHGVVPLATYMRIYKKGDIVDIKGMGTVQKGMPHKCYHGKTGRVYNVTQHAVGIVVNKQVKGKILAKRINVRIEHIKHSKSRDSFLKRVKENDQKKKEAKEKGTWVQLKRQPAPPREAHFVRTNGKEPELLEPIPYEFMA; via the exons ATGACGAAcacaaagggaaagaggagaggaacCCGATACATGTTTTCTAGGCCTTTTAGGAAACATG gagtTGTTCCTTTGGCCACATACATGCGAATCTACAAGAAGGGTGATATAGTAGATATCAAG GGCATGGGCACTGTTCAAAAAGGAATGCCCCACAAATGTTACCATGGCAAAACTGGAAGAGTCTACAATGTTACCCAGCATGCTGTTGGCATTGTTGTGAACAAGCAAGTTAA GGGCAAGATTCTTGCCAAGAGAATTAATGTGCGTATTGAGCATATTAAGCACTCAAAGAGCCGAGATAGCTTTCTGAAACGCGTGAAGGAAAATgatcagaaaaagaaggaagccaaAGAGAAAGGAACCTGGGTTCAGCTGAAGCGCCAG ccTGCTCCACCCAGAGAAGCACACTTTGTGAGAACCAATGGAAAGGAGCCTGAGCTGCTGGAACCTATTCCCTATGAATTCATGGCATGA